From Microcystis aeruginosa NIES-2549, a single genomic window includes:
- a CDS encoding mechanosensitive ion channel family protein, giving the protein MNNNIPSLSEIIANQLLFLGRRNVQNQLTIIFLSLILAWLLSKWLWSYLEKRFPHVTSLIHSDEKLTLRQYFAILIQFLNFPVISLILLDLSYLIFLGQNWTRGMISLSIKLMWFYFVYRGLLAGLYAKFSVKTIKYYHWRLLAPLLLLFLLRTMIGFYNNIQEIAQVSPFNLFNSPITLRSIFILIIAPYFLVIIVILIESIILSITNLNQQASRGEIEATLLLGRYFFIVLGFILILGYVGVNATAIAAITGGLSVGIGFGMQQVVSNFISGILLLFEKVLKPGDIINIEGQTSQVKKLGIRATTVQILTDNSEKIIPNQKFFTEDVTTYTGSDNLIYCSIVIAVGYNSNAQQVMSLLLDIADQHPHILKNPQPVAFFINFGDSSLNFELKFWLDDVNRKKRVISDINCAILARFTQQGIEIPFPQQNIYIRND; this is encoded by the coding sequence ATGAACAACAATATTCCCTCTCTTTCGGAGATAATTGCTAACCAATTATTATTTTTAGGACGCAGAAATGTTCAAAATCAATTAACGATCATTTTTCTGTCTTTAATTCTTGCTTGGTTATTATCAAAATGGTTATGGTCTTACTTAGAAAAAAGATTTCCTCACGTTACCAGTTTGATCCATAGTGATGAAAAGTTAACCCTCCGTCAATATTTTGCTATCCTGATACAGTTTCTTAATTTTCCAGTTATTAGCCTAATTTTACTTGACTTAAGTTATCTAATTTTTTTGGGTCAAAACTGGACAAGAGGAATGATTAGTTTATCGATAAAACTAATGTGGTTTTATTTCGTTTATCGTGGTTTATTAGCTGGATTATACGCCAAGTTTTCCGTCAAGACAATTAAATATTATCATTGGCGGCTTTTAGCACCTTTATTGCTATTATTCCTCCTGAGAACCATGATTGGTTTCTACAATAATATTCAGGAAATTGCCCAAGTATCTCCCTTTAATTTATTCAATAGTCCGATCACATTGAGAAGCATATTTATTTTGATAATAGCTCCCTATTTTCTGGTAATTATTGTTATTCTTATAGAGAGCATAATTCTGAGTATTACTAATTTAAATCAGCAAGCTAGTCGCGGTGAAATTGAAGCAACTTTACTTTTAGGACGTTATTTTTTCATTGTCTTAGGTTTTATTCTCATCTTGGGTTATGTGGGAGTTAATGCAACAGCAATAGCGGCAATTACTGGCGGTTTATCGGTGGGTATTGGTTTCGGTATGCAGCAAGTAGTCAGTAATTTTATTAGCGGGATTTTACTATTATTTGAAAAAGTTCTCAAACCCGGTGATATAATTAATATTGAAGGACAGACTTCTCAGGTAAAAAAGCTAGGTATCCGAGCGACAACAGTGCAAATACTCACGGACAATTCCGAAAAAATTATTCCCAATCAAAAGTTTTTTACTGAGGATGTCACCACCTATACGGGTAGTGATAACTTGATTTATTGTTCAATTGTTATCGCAGTTGGTTATAATTCTAACGCACAACAGGTGATGAGTTTATTACTAGACATTGCTGATCAACATCCTCACATACTTAAAAACCCGCAACCAGTAGCATTTTTTATTAATTTTGGTGATTCTAGTTTAAACTTTGAATTAAAGTTTTGGTTGGATGATGTCAACAGAAAAAAGCGAGTAATTAGTGATATTAATTGTGCTATTCTCGCTAGGTTTACTCAACAGGGTATCGAGATTCCCTTCCCGCAACAAAATATTTACATTCGCAATGATTAG
- a CDS encoding sugar ABC transporter substrate-binding protein, whose protein sequence is MQFLRLKVKTAWGSKKIRRIISLLLLFILMPIFLYACFSYLPTQSSEQLQGTLSVWYPEERNLTEVLGLGLQEFEKLNPQVTILEKAIPIDEIPERFFKQSQSGLGASVILIFSRNIPRLVSQGVLKEIDQKNLDLSIYYPPTLKQVSYQGKIYGIPLGSRTNVLCYNQKKLQVSPDPLLKQPPTSLEGLVERARKGYSVGMVSSFEDTFWGMAIFGGYLWDDQGSLQPRLYGWAKWLEWLKFASSQPNFILNRQRELLHDAFARGRLTYYVCSSIEIADLKNSLQDDLRVALLPQETQGKAAPILYTRVMVFNRNNSDNENRLGLALGKFLTNPEQQLQAITQTESFIPTNRRVQIEGKLLPTESVLLQQSQNAVAVPLDDWEKLNKILEQGEFWYERAIAGEISPSAAAEKLTLYIQSDIDQEVRKIN, encoded by the coding sequence ATGCAATTTCTAAGGCTCAAAGTTAAAACTGCTTGGGGAAGTAAAAAAATAAGGAGAATTATATCGCTCCTATTGCTTTTTATCTTGATGCCAATTTTTCTTTATGCCTGTTTTAGTTATCTTCCTACTCAATCATCGGAGCAACTGCAAGGAACCCTCTCGGTTTGGTATCCAGAAGAGAGAAATTTAACTGAAGTACTAGGTCTGGGTTTGCAAGAGTTTGAAAAATTAAATCCGCAAGTGACAATTCTCGAAAAAGCTATTCCTATCGATGAGATACCCGAACGTTTTTTTAAACAATCTCAAAGCGGATTGGGTGCGAGTGTTATTCTAATTTTTTCGAGAAATATACCCAGATTAGTATCCCAAGGAGTACTGAAGGAAATTGACCAGAAAAATCTAGATTTATCTATTTATTATCCCCCGACGCTGAAACAAGTTAGCTATCAAGGAAAAATCTATGGCATTCCCTTGGGTTCTCGTACCAATGTACTGTGTTATAATCAAAAAAAATTACAAGTTAGTCCCGATCCGCTGCTGAAGCAACCTCCCACCAGTTTAGAGGGATTAGTGGAACGTGCGCGCAAAGGCTATTCTGTGGGGATGGTGTCCTCTTTTGAAGATACTTTTTGGGGAATGGCAATTTTTGGCGGCTATTTGTGGGATGATCAGGGTAGCCTGCAACCTCGCCTATATGGTTGGGCAAAATGGCTAGAATGGCTAAAATTTGCCTCGTCACAGCCTAATTTTATCCTCAATCGTCAACGGGAATTACTCCATGATGCCTTTGCTAGAGGCCGCTTAACCTATTATGTGTGTAGTTCTATTGAAATTGCCGATTTAAAAAATAGCCTACAAGATGATCTCAGAGTCGCTTTACTTCCCCAAGAAACTCAAGGTAAAGCAGCACCAATTCTCTATACACGGGTGATGGTATTTAATCGCAATAATAGTGATAATGAAAATCGTTTGGGATTAGCTTTAGGAAAATTTCTCACTAATCCCGAACAACAATTACAAGCAATCACCCAAACCGAAAGTTTTATTCCCACTAATCGACGGGTGCAGATCGAAGGAAAATTACTACCAACTGAATCAGTATTATTACAACAATCTCAAAATGCCGTGGCAGTTCCTCTGGATGATTGGGAAAAGTTGAATAAAATTTTAGAACAAGGAGAATTTTGGTATGAAAGAGCGATCGCTGGTGAAATATCTCCCTCAGCAGCAGCCGAAAAACTGACACTTTATATTCAATCAGATATTGATCAGGAAGTCAGGAAAATAAATTAA
- the crtO gene encoding beta-carotene ketolase CrtO: MESYDVILIGAGHNGLVCAAYLLKAGYRVLLLEQRSVPGGAATTEAVIPDLAPDFKFNLCAIDHEFIFLGPVIEELELKRHGLEYLFFDPTVFCPHPSGQYFLSYRSLEKTHAAIAQFCPRDADRYLQFIDYWAQLMNAIGPWFNAPPQDLLRIARNYNSSALASVWKAIGSKKKLLDFIRTMITSPEDVLNEWFESEFVKAPLARLAAEIGAPPSQKGITSGMMMMAMRHSPGVARPRGGTGALTEALVKCVVSLGGVILTEQKVKQILIEEGEAIGVRVDSGQEYLAKAGVISNIDARRVFLQLVASADVDAADPELRERVERRIVNNNETILKIDCALAEAPRFEAYDHKEEYLQGTILIADSVRHVEQAHALTILGQIPDENPSMYLDVPTILDPSMAPQGKHTLWIEFFAPYQIAGAEGTGLNGTGWTEELKNRVADRVLDKLANYAPNLKSAIIARRVESPAELANRLGSYKGNYYHLDMTLDQMIFLRPLPEIANYKTPIKNLYLTGAGTHPGGSISGMPGRNCAQVFLRDQSTFLQRLFN, translated from the coding sequence ATGGAAAGTTACGATGTCATCCTCATCGGTGCGGGGCATAATGGTTTAGTTTGTGCCGCCTATCTCCTCAAAGCTGGTTATCGCGTCCTCCTTCTGGAACAGCGTAGCGTACCAGGAGGAGCGGCTACCACAGAAGCGGTTATCCCAGATCTAGCCCCCGATTTTAAGTTTAATCTCTGTGCGATCGATCACGAATTTATCTTTTTGGGACCAGTAATTGAGGAATTAGAGCTAAAACGGCACGGATTAGAGTATTTATTCTTCGATCCTACCGTTTTCTGTCCCCATCCCTCCGGCCAATATTTTCTTTCCTATCGCTCTCTGGAAAAAACTCACGCCGCAATTGCCCAGTTTTGTCCGCGAGATGCCGATCGCTACCTTCAGTTTATCGACTATTGGGCGCAGTTGATGAATGCGATCGGTCCTTGGTTTAACGCTCCGCCCCAAGATTTGCTCAGAATCGCCCGCAATTATAACTCTAGTGCCTTAGCTAGTGTCTGGAAAGCGATCGGCTCGAAAAAGAAACTGCTCGACTTCATCCGCACGATGATTACTTCCCCCGAAGATGTCCTTAATGAGTGGTTCGAAAGCGAATTTGTCAAAGCACCCCTGGCTCGTCTAGCGGCGGAAATTGGCGCTCCTCCCTCCCAAAAAGGCATTACCTCCGGGATGATGATGATGGCGATGCGTCATTCCCCCGGGGTGGCTCGCCCTCGTGGTGGTACGGGCGCACTAACCGAGGCTCTGGTGAAATGCGTTGTTAGTCTCGGTGGGGTGATTTTAACCGAGCAGAAAGTTAAACAGATTCTAATCGAGGAAGGAGAAGCGATCGGGGTTAGGGTGGACTCTGGACAGGAATATCTGGCCAAAGCGGGTGTTATCTCTAATATTGACGCTAGACGAGTTTTTTTACAGTTAGTCGCCTCCGCCGATGTGGATGCCGCCGATCCGGAATTGCGAGAAAGGGTAGAACGGCGAATTGTCAATAACAATGAAACAATTCTTAAAATTGACTGCGCCCTCGCCGAAGCGCCAAGGTTCGAGGCTTATGATCACAAAGAGGAGTATTTACAGGGAACGATTCTCATCGCCGATTCCGTGCGTCACGTTGAACAAGCCCACGCTTTAACGATTTTGGGGCAGATTCCCGACGAAAATCCCTCGATGTACCTAGATGTCCCCACTATTCTCGATCCCTCCATGGCTCCCCAGGGCAAGCATACCCTCTGGATCGAATTTTTTGCCCCCTATCAGATTGCCGGGGCTGAGGGAACGGGATTAAACGGCACGGGATGGACGGAAGAATTAAAAAATCGCGTGGCCGATCGAGTTCTTGATAAACTGGCCAATTATGCCCCCAATCTCAAATCCGCCATTATTGCTCGTCGGGTGGAAAGTCCGGCCGAATTAGCTAATCGTTTGGGTTCCTATAAGGGTAATTACTATCATCTTGATATGACCTTAGATCAGATGATTTTCCTGCGTCCTTTGCCGGAAATAGCTAACTACAAAACCCCCATTAAAAACCTTTATTTAACTGGGGCAGGAACTCACCCCGGCGGCTCAATTTCGGGAATGCCGGGGCGTAATTGCGCTCAGGTTTTTCTGCGGGATCAAAGCACTTTTCTGCAAAGATTATTTAACTAA